Proteins from a genomic interval of Nocardia sp. BMG51109:
- a CDS encoding NAD(P)-dependent oxidoreductase produces the protein MGSFDSGLLGADRRSGRTVLVTGAAGLVGVPVVRCLLRDGFRVVAVDDGSAGTLERLAEFNGNPRVAVQVLDIRHRSMVAGVVAAELPWGVVHLAARHFIPDCEQFPSETLEVNVMGTQHLLDACAEHPPQQFVFASTADVYPVAAQPHSEYDAVDPVGVYGVSKLLGERLLRDQADRLEGCTIAIARLFNVYGPGDPHPHLLPEVLRQLRNGSVLRLGDLESARDFVYAEDAAAALIALLHVGDSGVFNVGTGIAVSGRELVQTVAAVIGREVEIERDHGRLRRRVRPNLCAVPDRLREVVPWWPRVPFGDGIRYTVEAEFDGAASSGKYAGSVS, from the coding sequence GTGGGCAGTTTTGATTCGGGACTTTTGGGGGCTGATCGGCGGTCCGGTCGAACGGTGCTTGTCACGGGGGCGGCCGGTCTGGTCGGGGTGCCAGTCGTGCGCTGTCTGCTCCGTGACGGGTTCCGGGTTGTAGCGGTCGATGATGGCAGCGCCGGAACATTGGAGCGGTTGGCCGAGTTCAACGGCAACCCACGCGTGGCGGTCCAAGTATTGGATATTCGCCATCGGTCCATGGTGGCCGGTGTGGTCGCTGCGGAACTCCCGTGGGGCGTGGTGCATTTGGCCGCGCGGCATTTCATCCCAGACTGCGAACAGTTCCCGAGTGAGACGCTAGAGGTCAACGTAATGGGGACACAGCATCTCCTTGACGCGTGCGCGGAACATCCGCCGCAACAGTTCGTTTTCGCGTCCACCGCCGACGTGTATCCCGTTGCCGCACAACCGCATAGCGAGTATGACGCTGTTGACCCGGTCGGTGTTTATGGGGTGTCCAAGTTGTTGGGTGAGCGGTTGTTGCGCGACCAGGCGGACCGGCTGGAAGGCTGCACGATCGCGATTGCGCGCCTGTTCAACGTGTATGGGCCGGGTGATCCGCATCCGCACCTGCTCCCGGAAGTGTTGCGGCAGCTTCGCAATGGTTCTGTTCTCCGGCTGGGTGATCTGGAGTCCGCCCGCGATTTCGTCTATGCCGAAGACGCTGCCGCAGCTCTGATAGCACTGTTGCACGTCGGGGATTCGGGCGTTTTCAACGTCGGGACTGGAATCGCTGTGAGTGGGCGGGAACTGGTGCAAACGGTGGCGGCGGTGATCGGCCGTGAGGTCGAAATAGAACGGGATCATGGGCGTTTGCGTCGCCGGGTCCGGCCGAATCTGTGTGCCGTGCCGGACCGATTGCGGGAAGTAGTGCCGTGGTGGCCGCGAGTTCCGTTTGGTGATGGTATCCGGTACACGGTCGAAGCCGAATTCGACGGGGCCGCTAGCAGCGGAAAATACGCCGGGAGTGTGTCATGA
- a CDS encoding glycosyltransferase family 4 protein, whose translation MSSFPAVVFLLDTPNVWRGRALAGTPARVLGLAEHSYRAGAAVTLVLCDRGADYGAAEDWPCDVLLVHPNDFYSDRRLARVLESVAVAADFVSICEAEALLAVGRELSHRIGARLVYDVHDDEAAVASSLGELPATVRHYGAVQRAALEATDYVFVSTRHEAGLVREAGIDAARVAMLSNGADPQQHTWWGSAVDAATLVFVGNLYYEPNARAVEAIRTTLLPPLRVEGLDIRVRVIGRGPADLTIPTDRLEFTGRVDSINEALRGATLALAPLTAGSGAKMKVLDYLAAGLPVLGTSEAVTGLSTDHPGVVVEDDLSAWPSVLAALLRDRVALKDLGTDGRLSVERELSWPNIGSDLLSNVGIWLDHPAPKQPNAQGATDVLSVPRWLAEHSVHNALGSPEFARQGRPIWLRRSDVHTPMPGA comes from the coding sequence ATGAGTTCTTTTCCGGCGGTGGTTTTCCTGTTGGATACGCCGAACGTGTGGCGCGGCCGTGCGCTCGCGGGTACACCCGCGCGGGTGCTGGGTTTGGCCGAGCACAGTTACCGCGCCGGGGCGGCGGTGACGCTTGTTTTGTGTGATCGCGGGGCCGATTACGGCGCGGCCGAGGATTGGCCCTGTGACGTGCTGTTGGTGCATCCGAACGATTTCTATTCGGATCGGCGACTGGCGCGAGTGTTGGAATCGGTGGCGGTGGCGGCCGATTTCGTGTCGATTTGCGAGGCCGAAGCGCTGTTAGCGGTAGGGCGTGAACTGTCGCATCGTATAGGCGCGCGGTTGGTCTATGACGTTCATGACGACGAAGCGGCTGTGGCGTCCAGCTTGGGTGAGCTACCGGCCACGGTGCGGCATTACGGGGCGGTCCAACGGGCCGCGCTGGAGGCGACTGACTACGTTTTCGTGTCCACCCGCCACGAAGCCGGGTTGGTGCGTGAGGCGGGGATCGACGCCGCGCGTGTGGCCATGTTGTCCAACGGGGCCGACCCGCAACAGCACACGTGGTGGGGATCGGCGGTGGACGCTGCCACGTTGGTGTTCGTGGGCAACCTGTACTACGAACCGAACGCCCGCGCGGTCGAGGCGATCCGTACGACGCTGTTGCCACCGCTGCGCGTCGAAGGGCTCGACATTCGGGTACGGGTGATCGGTCGAGGACCGGCGGACCTGACCATACCCACGGACCGATTGGAATTCACCGGCCGGGTGGACTCGATCAACGAAGCACTTCGCGGCGCAACCTTGGCGCTGGCACCACTAACGGCGGGCTCGGGGGCGAAGATGAAAGTTCTTGATTACCTGGCCGCTGGTCTGCCGGTGCTGGGCACCAGCGAGGCCGTGACAGGCCTGTCCACCGATCATCCCGGCGTCGTGGTGGAGGACGACCTGAGCGCGTGGCCGTCCGTGCTCGCGGCGCTGCTTCGGGATCGCGTCGCGCTGAAAGACCTCGGCACCGACGGCCGCCTATCGGTGGAGCGGGAACTGTCGTGGCCGAACATTGGCTCCGACCTGCTGAGCAACGTGGGCATATGGCTTGACCATCCTGCCCCGAAGCAGCCGAACGCACAGGGCGCCACGGATGTGCTCAGCGTGCCGCGATGGCTCGCGGAACACAGCGTCCACAACGCTCTCGGCAGCCCAGAATTCGCCCGCCAGGGACGGCCGATATGGCTTCGCCGCTCCGACGTACACACGCCAATGCCGGGGGCATGA